A stretch of DNA from Hirundo rustica isolate bHirRus1 chromosome 1, bHirRus1.pri.v3, whole genome shotgun sequence:
AGCattctttaaggaaaaatattgagGAAGCCTTTCAGAAGTATCTCCTTACATATTTTGCATGAGCATATTTATGATTTATCTGCCAGTATATAAATTTGGATTGGTACAAGATGACCTGAATGTGCTCGTTGCTACAAATATGTTTGGCTCCTAAACTTTCTTAGAGATTGCCTCATGTTATATTAATTGATTACTGTAAATTGTGTATTTGATGACCTTGCTCTGGTTTACTGGAAATTTACGTGTTCTCTGTGGACACCTTTGAGGACTTGAGGAGATGTAGTACATGTAATTATGTCTATGCAGAAACCTCCAAATGGACAGGATAGATGATCCTCTGGTCTGGTCTTGTCTAGTGTACTGTCTTGGAAGTGTCCAGCAACAGAGCTAAAGGAAAGACTATCAGAACATGGCAAGTGTTCAGGAATGTTTCATTGGAATATCTCATAGTCCATGAGCTGCAAATCTTAGAAGCTGCCTGAGCCAAAGCTCCCATCATCTTGTATCTCACGTCCCTCTGATGAATTGTACCTTTATGGACTCTCTCAATTACTTGTTAAGTATTAGTAAACTCTTACAATCCAAAATATGTGGCAAGGAATGTGGTACTTCAGTTAGATGTTGTGAGGAGGACTGCTTGATTCTggctttagggttttttttcctggtttttgaCTATGCTGCATGCTAATCTTCCTGAGTGGAATTACTGGGCCCCTCATAACAGGCTATTTTCATATCCCTCAGTCATTTCTTTCTGATCTTGTGGGACAGTAATAGATGCGGTCATTAATTGTCCAGAGGGTTTTGCGTGTCGATCCTCCTTGTCTTTCAGACCTCCTGCTTTGCATGTTAGAAGGACTTAAGGTGCATTTTTGTGCTTTCATTCTTTTGCTTAACTTGACATAATTTACATTCTTGATTTGATACAAGTTTAGCTTTGAGaaagttgattttttaatttgtaaagtCTCTTTTCTCTATGGTTAGTCTTCAAGGTTTCCTTTTGGTACCatatcctcctcctcctccctgccctgaaaGGCTCCAGCGTGGAGCCACTGTGGTTTGGATAATCTGCTGACTCCTCCATTCTCTTACTGTGCCAAGCATTACTGAGCTTGGCATATATGTCTACCTTATAGTGATTAAACTTTTCCTGTATCCTCACCTACTTTGTCAGTCTAGGCAAATATGGTGTTGCTGTCAGTTAGAACAAAGCTTAGTTCAGGAATAGCTTTGTTGGCTTCAGGTACACAGAAATGCATAATGGCCAGATTTTTATGAAGCTGTTTATTCTGCAGTTGTGCATAGTAAGTGAAAAAAGACCCCAACAAATCTGTTCCTATCTTTAGactcctgctgctggtttttcAACTCTTAAATTAGGAGTGTTTGTGGTAATAAATAGTGTAGTGTTTTAAAGccattatttgccttttttttaacaggTATGAACAACAGAGGGATAATCTGTCACAGCAGTCTTTTAATATGGAACAAGCTAATTACACTATTCAGGCACTGAAGGACACAAAGACAACGGTACCAGTTTGTTTATTTCACACTGGTTTAATTTGTTTAATCTGTGATACGTCAGATACAAGGTTGATGTTTGACTCTTCTAGGTGGATGCAATGAAACTGGGGgtgaaagaaatgaagaaagctTACAAGCAAGTCAAGATTGATCAGATTGAGGTGAGTTTTTGCAGTTTTaataattaaagaataaaaataatgtactgAAATAATGGTGAGTGGGCTATGAACTTGAAGGCAAGATGATTTTATTCACATgagtttttctgccttttttatgGGACCAGCATCATAGTTCCTTCCTGATTTTTCTGGTACTGCACAATCAGTGGTTTGCCTTATTGTAGTGATTATTGTTTCCATGCTGAACTAATCTTTAATCTCTCCTTTCCTTGCACTTCATAAATGTTAGCAGATATTTCCTactttctttgtccttttttgtttCCCCACACTAGTAATGTGCAGATTAGTTCTTTacccctccccccaccccagttCAAGGTAGTGCCtgataaaaaagaacaaaatctaaaacaaaacaaacaaacaaaacaaaaaaaaaacacaaaaaaacccaaaaccaaaaacccaaacccaaaaaaacccaaacccacaaaaaaccaaccaacaaaaccaccccccttcacagaaacaaaaaaaaaccccgcagCAAACTACTAACCAAACATCAGCAAGGGCTGGTCCTGACTTCAGAAAGTGCATAAAAAATCTGCTATAAGATTTCTAAATATAATTTCAAGTATGCTGCTCTTAAGCTCTTACCCAATGCCAGTGCTGAATTCCTTTAAGTTCTTTCCTATTCCGTCTTTTATAAATGGCCTGCATTGTAAACCTTTAGTATTGTTTCCTTATCTGTACTCAAGTACAGTGCCAGTAAATATCCTGATGTATCTTCTAAATTCTGCTGTGGCACAATGCAGGTTGTGCTTATTTTCCAGATGGTAGATTTGTCTAAATTTCAtaccttttctgcttttcaggtACTCCTGTCCTGAATGTGTGTATCTTGACTTGTATTaatactgctttaaaaaaatggtttatGCATTAAAAGAACTGATTGTTTTGTATGTTGGAATTACTAAACTGATTTTGAGTAAATATGGACCAATTGAAAATGATTCATGCTTCAGGACATACAAGACCAATTGGAAGATATGATGGAAGAAGCCAATGAAGTCCAGGAGGCACTGAGTCGTAGCTATGGAACACCAGAGATTGATGAAGATGATTTGGAAGCAGGTTAGGAAGGgggaagatgatttttttttttttaatattactgaATATAAAAACCATACTGTCATACagtgaattttaatttctttggtcAAATGCTTTAAAcgtattttaaaaagctttgatagctttttttaaacattaaagcTGCATTTCCTTTAAGTGAAGTAACAAGAGCATAGGCAAGCATGGAATACCTATGGAATGCTACCAGGCAGGGAAGAAGGTTCtttccagtgtgtgtgtgtatttctgaCTGATGACTGATGCTAAGTGAGTCTGAATGTAAGCATTCAATATGAATCCTCAGTCTGTGTAAGAGTAGCTTTTTTCTTGCAAAAGGAACTTCTTGCATAATGTTTCAACCAGCATAATTCAATTTCAGAACTGGATGCATTAGGTGATGAGCTTTTAGCTGATGAAGACAATTCCTACTTAGATGAAGCCGCATCCGCTCCAGCAATCCCAGAGGTCACTCCTACGGACACTAAAAACAAAGTGAGTCCTTTGCCCTTTAACagcaaaatacatttctgtttggtttgggttaATCACATTTGTGTTGGTGCTTAGTATTTGGGATCGTTAATATTTTGGACAAAGAAGTGTGCTTAATGTTATGTATGTATGGATGATAAATACAGAGTATTTGAGAGTACAGTGTACTGAATGCTCTTAACTATGTTTAAAATCACTAAAATGACATTTTGTCACTCCTATCAAACACTGTCAGCCTGCCAGTAGAATTTAAGTGTACCATTACAGCTCTAGTTTTAAAACCATAAGAAAAGCTTCTGTATGTTTGCTTTTGGGGCTTTAACAGAGCTTCGTGGTGAGGAAGAACACtgatgcttttgttttgattccAGCTGTCACAAAGTTGCAGATACAGACACTTTATAGAAGTAGTAAGGAAGATTCTGTGAAATGTTCTGGTTGCTGGAGAGTTGTTAACCCATcgcttctttttctttcctacagGATGGTGTATTGGTGGATGAATTTGGGTTGCCAAAGATCCCTGCAACATAAATGTTTCAAAAGCACAATGGATACAATGAACTATACTTTTTGAATTGTATTAagaatcttttttattttaaaattccgGAGAACTTGTCCTTCCAGTGTAACCTTAATATCACTACATCCTAGAATGCAATATGAGTGGCTGGTGGTGCTCTCTCTTTGGAGAAAGTTGTTCTACTACTGACTTCTGTTAATGGAAAATTCATCCCAGTTCCCTTCCATGGAAGCAGTCAGTCGGATAGGTTTTGATTTCTGTATCTTATGGACAGAGTTAAACGTGAAGACTAGTGGTGGCTGTCGATAGTTGAGGCTTGTTTTGACTTTGTACGTTACGTTTCTCTTTCTTGAGACTAAGACCGTACGTTGCTGCTTACTCTCTGTAAAATAGCTCCCTTATTACTATGCTTGTTTGATAAAAGAACCgaaagcaatttttaaactACTGCAGTCGTGAGACTTTTATGCGATTGTACTTGTAACCCTCTTGAAAACCGCTCGGGTTATCACTAACTTTATGTATTCCATGGAGACATAAAATCACGTAGATTAGCAGATCCCTTTGTGTGGCGTTTGTGGCGATGAACTCGGTCCGcagagcggggcggggggcaggTTATCGCCGTCACACGCACCGGGTTCGCCAGAGGCGGAGCCGGCTTTGGGATGGGTTAGAAGAGGTCCCGCTCACGCCGGGCCCGCCTCGGCCGCGTCCGCGCTGCCGCCGGGAGCCGCTCGGGTGCGGCCGCGCGCGCATCCCGGGACGGCGTTCCCGTTCTCCCGCTGCGGAAGTGACGCGCTCCGGGCGCGCCCCGCCAGCGCCGCCGACGGTTCCTGTGGCGGGGCGAGATGGCGGCGCCCGGAGCCCCGGTGACCGTCACCGTCACTTACAGTAAGCGCCAGGGGCAGCGGGCGGGGGGCCGCGTCTCGGGccgcggggccgctcccggcccttccccgccccgctgcccgccgTCCCGGCGCGGAGCGGCACCGGGCgctgcggggcgggcgggccgcGGCTGCACCCGCGGCGGGGACGAGGCGAGGCGGCCTCGGcggggcacggcccggccccgctcagcCTGGGGCCCATCCCGGCTGCCGCCCTGAGGCTTCGCTCCTTACTGGCCGTGGCTTGCCAGCGTCTCCTGCGGCTGGATCGCAGGCGGAGGTGTGCTGCAGGGGCGGTGGACCTCGGGTGGGAGAGGTGACGCGGCGGCCTTGGCCGGGGAGCGCTGAGCACAGGTCGTCTGGGGGCGACGAGGATCGGGGGGGCTGGAGCGGCTCTCTTAAAAGGAAGAGGTGAGGGAGgtgggcctgttcagcctcggGGAGTGATGACAGAGGGGATCTCATTGATGTGAATGTATATCTGAACGGGGAATGCCAAGAAGATGGAgtcaggctcttctcagtggttCTCAGCAATAACACAAGAGGCagtgggcagaaactgatgcacaggaagttccacctgaatatgaggagGAACATCTTTATTGTGGGAGTGACTGTGCCTTGGTACACGTTGCCCGGAGAGGTTGTGGAGCCTcactcactggagatattcaagaactgtctggacacaattctgtgtgtatttgctctaggatgaccctgcttgagtaGGGGAATTGGACCAtatgacccactgtggtccttTCAAgctgacccattctgtgattctgttgtTTGAGTAATCTTCATTTAGATGAAATATATTGCTGAAGTCAGCACTGCATGTTAAAAGCAGGTACTGCCTAGTAGGCTTTCTTCTGGTTTGTTGAAGAGGCTTGGATGTTTGCAGCTAGTGAGCTGCAAGGCTTCAACAGGGAGCGGTTTCTTCAGTAGGACAGGTGGGTGCTGACCCGATGGAGTGGGTCACTCAAAGGCCAGCTGACACAGCTGGGCTTTTTTCCacctcagaaagaaaaactggagGGGGGAGAAGAAGGTGGAGAGGAAGTTAGGCTTGTGTCAATCAATAAATATAAAACACTAGTGTAGAAGGGTGAGAATAGcttattcttaaaaataagaaacatcATGGTTAAATTTTGAAGTGGATCTCAGTGAGACAGGAGGAGTATTAAATCAGCAAGATATTTGGCTGATGTTTGTTAGCAAAACTTAGTGatgtttattgtattttttttaaaaacattgaatAATAAATTCTgcctttgtttattttgcacTATGTTGGTAATGTCCTTTCCATCTCTAGAACTTattgtttctttctgctttctcattCGTGTTTTCAAGTTGTGTTTCAgattgttttatattttttccttttatcaccTCGTAGTTTTGTTTGAGAGTCTTTGATGAGGAATTTTGTAGAATAATCTGTCTGAATCATCATGATTCACGTGCTCACTGGTGCTTTCAGAGAGCTCCATTTGATCTGAGgggttttcattttgcaaagaTGTCAGTAATTTAATGATTTGACATGTTTATAATTCCAACGTATTGCTGTTTGCCAACAGCCTGCTTGTCtgagaatgtttttttttttttttttccaattgttttCCTACCTGATAATGACTTTGTCATTTACAGATAGCAAATAGAAGCCTTTGCTCAGTTTGGGCTTCATCCGTCTGATTTACACCTGCAGCTGTCAGATGCGGCTTGACCACTttgcacaaaacatttttagtaAAGTTTTGTGTGCATGAGTGAAAGTGGGAAAGGATGGAAATTCGGGCTGAGAAACAGAATGACAGTAGACCCACATGTGTGACTTGACACTCTGCAAGTGTGGAGGGTGGACCCTGGTTGGACATCAGAtacccaccaaagccactctgccactcccctcctcagctgggcaggggacagaaaatacaataaaaggTTCATGGGTTGAGAGAAGGGCAAGGAGGGAACACTCACCAGGCCATAAGTGAAACAGACTTAACTTGGGGACGGGTAGTTTTTTAACATCCAAATCTAACATTCAAATCAGAGTAGAACAaggaaaactcaaaaaaaaaaaacaaactacttTTCTCCCGGGCTTAACTTTCCTCCTGAGTTCTCTAATTCCTTCTGCCTGAGCAGTGCAGGGGACTGGGGGTCcagtcagttcatcacactttgttgtgctgctccttccttctccgggggaggactcctcacactcttcccctgctccagcgtAAGTTCCTCTCATGGATTCAGTTCTTCAGGAACAGACTGCTCTGGTGTGCATTCCCCACAGGGTGACAAGCCCTGCCAtcaaacctgctccagcatgggctccttTCTCCATGGGTCTGCaagtccctgccaggagcctgctccacataggcttcccacagggtcacagcctcctctcaggcatccacctgctctggtgtgggatCCTCCATGGgtggcaggggcacagctgcttcaccatggtcttcacTGTGgactgcaggggaatctcagctctggcacctggagcaacTCATGAGTTGTTTTTTATGGTGATTTCACTCTGCTGTGAATTTACAGTAAAATTTTTTTACAGTCTGTCCAAAGTGGTAGTCATAATTTGTAATTAAACTGGTTCTATTGTTAGACAAACTTCATCTGTTTGTTTCCTCAGTTaatgtttgcttgttttttcctctcaattGCTCAGGGGCAGAGCCCTTATACAAGGCAATTGTATATATCAAAATGACCTTTTGAAATATGCTGAGGTTGtgttttgtgggtgttttttttgttttgatttgttttgtttagttttgttttgtttttccccaaaccaAACTGGTATGAAGGGCTGTTTGTGGAAGGTGCTTGGGTGAGAGGAGCGTAATGTGATTTTAAGCTTAAAATTGTCTTGGAATAATGAATTTTGTTAGagctttaaaatttttgagGCTACAGTATCACTTGTCCTGTGACTGTGAGAGGCTGGaccattttaaaatcaatttttctaCCACTCTCCTTTGTAAAAGAtatgtgcattttaaattagTGGCATGAGAATAGCTTTTCTTCTGGTATGTGTTAAGTTCTCTCTTCCTGCAGTGTAAAAAATGCCTGTTTTGATTTCCCTTGCAACCAGAGCTGGTTGATTCCTGTGGGTGCTTTCAGATTGGCAGACTTAAAGTGTGTGGGAGCAGAGGGTTATAGAAAGGGTCTGTTGCAAAGCAGAGATTAATAGGCAtgccccttttttccccctaactACCTCCTGTTTGTATGCAAGTTATCTTGGGAGTGTGAATAGGATGCTTCATAAGTAGGTGACAGATAAGCTGGGGCTTCTCCAAGTGGTTATGTCTGCTTATCAGTAGAGTATGGGGAGAAATAGATTTTGTACTCTGAGATTTCTCTCTGGTTGGTGGTGGAGATGAAACAGGGTAGACAATGATTGCTTGTTTCTCATGTTTAAGGAGCAAAGGAAGTGATAATTGTCTCAGATACCAAAGACTCATGACATCAGAAGTTCCTACAATTAGGAAATGGGATACATCAGGAAGGTGTGGGCTTTCATGCTTTAGCTTGTGGGATGTCTGGACCTCATCTGTACTCTTAAAAAGAGATAGGGAATAATATTTAGCAGGAGCTAAATTACACCAGTAAAATAGACCCAGTCAAACTCTTCAGGTTATTCCCActtaaatcaaaattttcagcTGAGGTCAGTCACTTCAAGAGGAAGAAAGTGCAGTCAAATAATTTGATTGAAAATTATGGTTCTACATGAGAACCTGTCATTTGAGAACTCTCTGCATTAATGGTAGTAAATATTAGAGATGGATTTATCTCCATAGTATTTTCTAGGTTACAGTAAATATTACTGTTACTCTGTTTTTCTACTAGGTAATGAAAAGCACAGTATTCAAGTTGCTTCTCAACAAG
This window harbors:
- the CHMP5 gene encoding charged multivesicular body protein 5, producing MNRFFGKAKPKAPPPSLTDCIGTVDSRAESIDKKIAKLDAELVKYKDQMKKMREGPAKNTVKQKALRVLKQKRMYEQQRDNLSQQSFNMEQANYTIQALKDTKTTVDAMKLGVKEMKKAYKQVKIDQIEDIQDQLEDMMEEANEVQEALSRSYGTPEIDEDDLEAELDALGDELLADEDNSYLDEAASAPAIPEVTPTDTKNKDGVLVDEFGLPKIPAT